One stretch of Paenibacillus sp. AN1007 DNA includes these proteins:
- a CDS encoding GNAT family N-acetyltransferase translates to MELRKLTTDDYEACMALSEYAFQFTMTEEQLERRRQEFAAHNVLGVYADGQVGAKLQIIPFQTYINGRSFEMGGIAGVATWPEYRRKGWVAGLLQYALEEMNRNKQSVSFLHPFAFAFYRKYGWETYVEYKKYKLTTSQLPAKKQTPGVIKRNNPELAVLKQVYNVYAARYNGTLNRDDAWWTNSVYVKKGSQRAVYFDETGVPQGYVLYEVKEGKFTIGEMIHLNEEARQGLWTFISNHDSMVDEVTLQAPARDMLAFQLDNPRIQQEIVPYFMARIVSVEQFISQYPFASQDSPVQILLEVEDAYAPWNEGVWELNVAMNGTASIWKKSGSEHVGQEDQTLRLNIQSLTAVLMGYRRPAEMAQIGRLEGPAAAVQALEKAVPERETYLLDFF, encoded by the coding sequence ATGGAACTTCGCAAATTAACAACTGACGATTATGAGGCATGTATGGCTCTTTCCGAATATGCTTTCCAGTTCACGATGACAGAGGAACAGCTGGAGAGACGCCGTCAGGAATTTGCTGCACACAATGTACTGGGTGTATATGCAGATGGCCAAGTTGGGGCCAAACTTCAGATTATTCCTTTTCAAACCTATATAAATGGAAGATCGTTTGAGATGGGCGGCATCGCGGGTGTAGCCACTTGGCCGGAATACAGACGAAAGGGCTGGGTAGCAGGACTGCTGCAGTATGCACTGGAAGAGATGAATCGGAATAAGCAGAGTGTGTCCTTCCTGCATCCGTTTGCATTTGCGTTCTATCGGAAGTATGGATGGGAAACCTACGTTGAATATAAGAAATACAAACTGACGACTTCCCAACTGCCAGCTAAAAAACAGACGCCAGGTGTGATTAAACGAAATAATCCCGAGCTTGCTGTATTGAAGCAGGTATACAATGTCTATGCAGCGCGTTACAACGGAACGTTGAATCGTGATGACGCTTGGTGGACGAATTCAGTTTATGTCAAAAAAGGAAGCCAGCGGGCTGTTTACTTTGACGAGACGGGTGTACCACAGGGATATGTACTTTACGAAGTTAAGGAAGGCAAATTTACAATTGGTGAGATGATTCATCTCAACGAAGAGGCGAGACAAGGACTATGGACATTCATATCTAATCATGATTCCATGGTTGATGAAGTGACTTTGCAGGCACCTGCACGGGATATGCTTGCTTTTCAATTGGACAATCCTCGGATCCAGCAGGAGATTGTACCATACTTTATGGCGCGAATCGTAAGTGTGGAGCAGTTCATTTCGCAGTACCCTTTTGCAAGCCAGGACTCACCTGTACAGATTTTGCTTGAGGTTGAGGATGCCTATGCTCCTTGGAATGAAGGGGTATGGGAATTGAATGTGGCAATGAACGGAACAGCTTCGATATGGAAAAAGTCCGGATCAGAGCATGTTGGTCAGGAAGATCAGACGCTTCGCCTGAACATTCAATCGCTCACGGCGGTATTAATGGGATATCGCAGACCGGCAGAGATGGCCCAGATCGGCAGACTGGAAGGACCAGCTGCCGCGGTCCAAGCGCTGGAGAAGGCGGTTCCGGAGCGTGAAACCTATTTGCTTGATTTTTTCTAA
- a CDS encoding CtsR family transcriptional regulator translates to MRNISDIIERYLKGILHESPEGMIEIQRNDLADQFSCVPSQINYVISTRFTLEKGYLVESKRGGGGYVRIQRIELPAQSALHNHLHHSIGEEIGQTAAEGLIYQLEEARFLSKREAGLMRAAVSREVLMVKLPYRDQIRARMLKAMLISLLGK, encoded by the coding sequence ATGCGTAATATCTCTGATATTATCGAACGATATCTGAAGGGTATTTTGCATGAAAGTCCCGAAGGAATGATTGAAATTCAGCGTAATGATCTGGCAGATCAGTTTTCATGTGTACCTTCCCAGATCAATTATGTCATCAGCACCCGTTTTACTCTTGAAAAAGGTTACCTGGTAGAGAGTAAACGCGGCGGCGGTGGATATGTTCGCATACAGCGCATTGAATTGCCTGCCCAATCAGCACTGCATAATCATCTGCATCATAGTATTGGTGAGGAGATTGGACAGACTGCTGCTGAAGGGCTGATCTATCAACTGGAAGAAGCGCGTTTTTTAAGCAAGCGGGAAGCCGGTTTGATGCGTGCAGCTGTGTCGAGAGAGGTTCTAATGGTCAAACTTCCTTACCGGGATCAAATTCGTGCCAGAATGTTGAAGGCGATGCTAATATCTTTGCTCGGTAAATGA
- a CDS encoding UvrB/UvrC motif-containing protein: MLCQECNKRPATLHFTKIVNGEKTEFHICESCAREKGEMIPGTAGGFSIHNLLSGLLDFDPAGKSAAPAKALQCEECGMTYAQFSKIGRFGCSSCYKYFDSRLDPLFKRVHGSTSHVGKVPARAGGRIKVKRQIADLKQHLQQSIAQEEFEEAAQIRDQIRELEKGIAQE, from the coding sequence ATGCTGTGCCAAGAATGTAATAAACGTCCGGCTACACTGCATTTTACGAAAATTGTAAATGGAGAGAAGACGGAATTCCATATCTGTGAGTCATGTGCCCGTGAGAAGGGCGAGATGATTCCTGGAACAGCAGGAGGATTTTCGATTCACAATCTGTTGTCCGGTCTGCTTGATTTTGATCCGGCAGGCAAAAGTGCAGCACCTGCCAAGGCGCTGCAGTGTGAAGAATGCGGCATGACCTATGCCCAGTTCAGTAAAATCGGCCGTTTTGGCTGCAGTTCCTGTTACAAATATTTTGACAGCCGCCTGGACCCGTTATTCAAACGAGTGCATGGCAGTACATCACATGTAGGTAAAGTTCCTGCCAGAGCAGGTGGACGTATCAAAGTGAAACGGCAGATCGCCGATCTGAAGCAGCATCTGCAGCAGAGCATTGCTCAAGAAGAATTTGAAGAGGCTGCTCAGATACGTGACCAAATCAGGGAACTTGAAAAAGGAATAGCTCAGGAGTAA